In Perca fluviatilis chromosome 3, GENO_Pfluv_1.0, whole genome shotgun sequence, the following proteins share a genomic window:
- the LOC120556203 gene encoding isocitrate dehydrogenase [NADP], mitochondrial-like has protein sequence MAGYLKALTAMSRSTAAVLTQNPAVLSPAAVCHHRLQQRNYATKRIKVDKPVVEMDGDEMTRIIWEFIKERLILPNVDVELKYFDLGLPYRDQTDDQVTIDSALATNKYNVAVKCATITPDEARVEEFKLKKMWKSPNGTIRNILGGTVFREPILCKNIPRLVPGWTKAMTIGRHAFGDQYKATDFVIDQPGKFKIVFAPADGSKQKEWEVYDFKAGGCGLGMYNTDESISGFAHSCFQYAIRKRWPLYMSTKNTILKAYDGRFKDIFQDIFERMYKPEFDKLKIWYEHRLIDDMVAQVLKSSGGFVWACKNYDGDVQSDILAQGFGSLGLMTSVLVCPDGKTIEAEAAHGTVTRHYREHQRGKPTSTNPIASIFAWTKGLEHRGKLDGNPDLMKFSQTLEKVCVATVENGVMTKDLAGCIHGLANCKLNEHYVNTSDFLDAIKTNLDKALGK, from the exons ATGGCGGGTTACCTAAAAGCTCTGACGGCCATGTCGAGAAGTACAGCTGCTGTTCTGACGCAAAACCCCGCAGTGCTCTCACCGGCCGCCGTCTGCCATCATAGGCTGCAACAGAGGAACT ATGCCACAAAGCGCATCAAGGTGGACAAGCCAGTGGTGGAGATGGACGGAGATGAGATGACTCGAATCATATGGGAGTTCATCAAAGAGAGG CTCATCCTGCCCAATGTTGATGTTGAGCTGAAGTACTTTGACCTGGGTCTGCCTTACCGTGACCAGACAGACGACCAGGTCACCATCGACTCTGCTCTCGCGACTAATAAATACAATGTGGCTGTCAAGTGTGCCACCATCACCCCCGATGAGGCCCGAGTTGAGG agTTTAAGCTAAAGAAGATGTGGAAGAGTCCTAATGGAACCATCAGGAACATCTTGGGTGGCACCGTTTTCCGTGAGCCAATCCTTTGTAAAAACATCCCTCGTCTTGTTCCCGGTTGGACAAAAGCCATGACAATCGGCAGACATGCTTTTGGCGATCAG TACAAGGCCACAGACTTTGTTATTGACCAGCCTGGCAAGTTCAAGATTGTGTTTGCCCCAGCCGATGGAAGCAAGCAGAAGGAGTGGGAGGTGTATGACTTTAAGGCAGGGGGCTGTGGGTTGGGAATGTACAACACTGACGAG TCCATCAGTGGATTTGCTCACAGCTGCTTTCAGTATGCCATCCGGAAAAGGTGGCCTCTGTACATGAGCACCAAGAACACCATCCTCAAGGCCTACGACGGGCGCTTCAAAGACATTTTCCAGGACATCTTCGAGAG gATGTACAAACCAGAGTTTGACAAGCTGAAGATCTGGTATGAGCACCGTCTCATTGACGACATGGTGGCCCAGGTCCTGAAGTCTTCTGGAGGATTTGTCTGGGCCTGCAAGAATTACGATGGAGATGTGCAGTCAGACATTCTGGCTCAGG GTTTTGGTTCTCTAGGTCTCATGACGTCAGTGCTAGTGTGCCCTGACGGAAAGACTATCGAGGCCGAGGCTGCCCATGGCACCGTCACCAGGCACTACCGTGAACACCAGAGG GGAAAACCAACCAGTACCAACCCGATAGCGAGCATCTTTGCTTGGACCAAAGGACTGGAGCACAGAGGCAAACTGGACGGAAATCCTGATTTGATGAA GTTTTCCCAGACGTTAGAAAAAGTCTGTGTGGCAACAGTGGAAAATGGGGTGATGACCAAGGACCTTGCAGGCTGCATCCATGGCTTGGCCAA CTGCAAGTTGAATGAACATTATGTCAACACATCGGACTTCCTGGATGCTATCAAGACCAACTTGGACAAAGCTCTGGGCAAATGA